One Curtobacterium sp. MCLR17_007 DNA window includes the following coding sequences:
- a CDS encoding undecaprenyl-diphosphate phosphatase, whose amino-acid sequence MHILEAIFLGFVQGLTEFLPVSSSAHLRIVGLFLPDAQDPGAAFTAVTQLGTETAVLIYFWRDITRIVRRWFGALSGKVPRNDPDVRLGWLVILGTIPIGVVGLLLQDTIETTFRSLWIVAVVLIVFGVVLGVLDRVGRKERRIEHMTFGGGILIGLAQVLALVPGVSRSGATVSMGLALGYTREAAARFAFLLAVPAVFLSGLYEAATSLGDTGAPFGVVDTLVATVVAFGVGFVVIAAFMNYISKRSFMPFVYYRVALGIVLLVLLSLQVIQP is encoded by the coding sequence GTGCACATCCTCGAGGCGATCTTCCTCGGCTTCGTGCAGGGACTCACCGAGTTCCTGCCCGTCTCCTCCAGCGCCCACCTGCGCATCGTCGGCCTCTTCCTGCCCGATGCGCAGGACCCGGGCGCCGCGTTCACCGCCGTGACGCAGCTCGGTACCGAGACGGCCGTGCTGATCTACTTCTGGCGCGACATCACGCGCATCGTCCGGCGGTGGTTCGGAGCGCTGTCGGGCAAGGTGCCGCGGAACGACCCGGACGTGCGGCTGGGCTGGCTCGTGATCCTCGGCACGATCCCGATCGGCGTCGTCGGACTCCTGCTGCAGGACACGATCGAGACCACGTTCCGGTCGCTGTGGATCGTCGCGGTCGTCCTGATCGTGTTCGGCGTGGTCCTCGGCGTGCTGGACCGTGTCGGCCGCAAGGAACGGCGCATCGAGCACATGACGTTCGGCGGGGGGATCCTGATCGGTCTGGCGCAGGTGCTGGCGCTGGTCCCCGGCGTCTCGCGGTCCGGCGCCACGGTGTCCATGGGGCTCGCGCTCGGCTACACCCGCGAAGCGGCGGCACGGTTCGCGTTCCTGCTCGCCGTCCCGGCGGTGTTCCTGTCCGGGCTGTACGAAGCCGCGACCAGCCTCGGCGACACCGGAGCGCCGTTCGGCGTCGTCGACACGCTCGTCGCGACGGTCGTGGCCTTCGGCGTCGGCTTCGTCGTGATCGCCGCGTTCATGAACTACATCAGCAAGCGCAGTTTCATGCCCTTCGTGTACTACCGAGTTGCACTCGGTATCGTTCTCCTCGTGCTCTTGTCGCTCCAGGTGATCCAGCCGTGA
- a CDS encoding PAC2 family protein, with product MPQHSPFQDGRLLVVAFEGWNDAGEAASGLARRIVDALGLDELREIDGEQYVDYQFNRPNVGSDDDGVRGIQWPRIVLHGPGQVGRPVISATGEPAERDVFVLVGPEPSRTWRAFCAEVIDLADVHAIDAVVFVGAMLADVPHTRPISVFVSSENASVRQAFDVDKSSYEGPTGILGVLSDTMDKAGLTTLSLWASVPHYVHNAPSPKATLSLLDKIEELTDVTVPRGTLLDDATEWEEGIDALAADDEDMASYIGQLEQARDTVDSPEASGDAIAQEFEQYLRRRERKDGKDGGGQAGEGPWRPPQPPQ from the coding sequence GTGCCACAGCACTCCCCCTTCCAGGACGGCCGGCTCCTCGTCGTCGCGTTCGAGGGCTGGAACGACGCCGGGGAAGCCGCCAGCGGCCTCGCTCGACGGATCGTCGACGCGCTCGGCCTCGACGAGCTGCGTGAGATCGACGGGGAGCAGTACGTCGACTACCAGTTCAACCGACCGAACGTCGGCAGTGACGACGACGGCGTGCGCGGCATCCAGTGGCCCCGCATCGTGCTGCACGGACCCGGCCAGGTCGGCCGTCCCGTGATCAGTGCCACCGGGGAACCCGCGGAGCGCGACGTGTTCGTCCTGGTCGGTCCCGAGCCGTCCCGCACTTGGCGTGCGTTCTGCGCCGAGGTCATCGACCTCGCCGACGTCCACGCGATCGACGCGGTCGTCTTCGTCGGCGCGATGCTCGCCGACGTCCCGCACACCCGTCCGATCTCGGTGTTCGTGTCGAGCGAGAACGCCTCGGTGCGCCAGGCCTTCGACGTCGACAAGTCCTCGTACGAGGGCCCGACGGGCATCCTCGGCGTGCTGTCCGACACGATGGACAAGGCCGGCCTCACCACCCTGTCGCTCTGGGCCTCGGTGCCGCACTACGTGCACAACGCGCCGTCGCCCAAGGCCACCCTGTCGCTGCTCGACAAGATCGAGGAACTGACCGACGTGACCGTCCCCCGCGGCACCCTGCTCGACGACGCCACCGAGTGGGAGGAGGGCATCGACGCCCTCGCCGCCGACGACGAGGACATGGCGTCGTACATCGGGCAGCTCGAGCAGGCACGCGACACCGTCGACTCCCCCGAGGCGTCGGGCGACGCGATCGCCCAGGAGTTCGAGCAGTACCTGCGGCGCCGGGAGCGCAAGGACGGCAAGGACGGTGGCGGTCAGGCCGGCGAGGGTCCGTGGCGGCCCCCGCAGCCACCGCAGTAG
- a CDS encoding DEAD/DEAH box helicase, with product MAEIAGNAAAEHLSPAFPDRAAWGTASKLRAWQVEALTKYFETEPRDFLAAATPGAGKTTFALRLATELLARGTVDRLVVVAPTEHLKRQWADAADRVSIRIDPMFKNGDGMFGRHYQGVAVTYAQVGMNPDVLRRITEGGRTLVVLDEVHHGGDALTWGDGIREAFNGATRRLSLSGTPFRSDTAPIPFVQYAMDEQGIRTSVSDYNYGYGRALVDGVVRPVLFMAYAGQMRWKTRMGDEMSASLGEQVTKDITAQAWRTALSPEGEWMPAVLSAADTRLTEVRRGVPDAGGLVIATDASTARAYARILQRITGERPTVVLSDEAAASSRIGAFAADTSRWMVAVRMVSEGVDVPRLCVGVYATSASTPLFFTQVIGRFVRARRRGETASVFLPSVPGLMALAATLELERDHALDRPKDADDGMYNPEDALVAEANKEDRASESLLDVQPFEALDSQASFDRVLYDGGEFGTGGEIGSLEELDFIGIPGLLEPDQVRDLLRSRQATQAKRSKGRAVKDGTPRAPEPDRPMYLTIKEQRSELQRLVSIWSRHANEPHGAIHAELRRISGGPAVAQASIEQIQKRIDILRSRIGGRR from the coding sequence CTGGCGGAGATCGCGGGCAACGCGGCGGCCGAGCACCTGTCGCCGGCGTTCCCCGACCGTGCGGCATGGGGGACCGCGTCGAAGCTCCGTGCATGGCAGGTCGAAGCGCTGACCAAGTACTTCGAGACCGAGCCCCGTGACTTCCTCGCCGCGGCGACGCCCGGCGCCGGCAAGACCACCTTCGCGCTCCGGCTCGCGACCGAGCTGCTGGCCAGGGGGACGGTCGACCGCCTCGTCGTCGTCGCGCCGACCGAGCACCTGAAGCGCCAGTGGGCCGACGCCGCCGACCGGGTCTCGATCCGCATCGACCCGATGTTCAAGAACGGTGACGGCATGTTCGGCCGGCACTACCAGGGCGTGGCGGTCACCTACGCCCAGGTCGGCATGAACCCCGACGTCCTCAGGCGGATCACCGAGGGCGGCCGCACCCTCGTCGTCCTCGACGAGGTCCACCACGGCGGCGACGCGCTGACCTGGGGCGACGGCATCAGAGAGGCGTTCAACGGCGCCACACGACGGCTCTCGCTGTCGGGCACACCGTTCCGCTCGGACACCGCGCCCATCCCGTTCGTCCAGTACGCCATGGACGAGCAGGGCATCCGCACCTCCGTGTCCGACTACAACTACGGCTACGGCCGAGCCCTCGTCGACGGCGTCGTCCGGCCGGTGCTGTTCATGGCGTACGCCGGGCAGATGCGCTGGAAGACCCGGATGGGCGACGAGATGTCGGCCTCCCTCGGCGAGCAGGTCACGAAGGACATCACCGCCCAGGCCTGGCGCACGGCGCTGTCACCCGAGGGCGAGTGGATGCCGGCGGTCCTCTCCGCCGCCGACACGCGCCTGACCGAGGTGCGCCGCGGGGTCCCCGACGCCGGCGGCCTGGTCATCGCGACCGACGCGTCCACCGCCCGCGCCTACGCCCGGATCCTGCAGCGGATCACGGGGGAGCGGCCGACCGTGGTCCTCTCGGACGAGGCCGCCGCGTCGAGCCGCATCGGCGCCTTCGCCGCCGACACCTCGCGGTGGATGGTCGCGGTGCGGATGGTCTCCGAGGGCGTCGACGTCCCACGGCTGTGCGTCGGGGTCTACGCCACCAGTGCCAGCACGCCGCTGTTCTTCACGCAGGTCATCGGGCGGTTCGTCCGGGCCCGTCGTCGCGGTGAGACCGCGTCGGTGTTCCTGCCGAGCGTGCCGGGGCTGATGGCACTCGCCGCCACGCTCGAGCTCGAACGCGACCACGCGCTCGACCGCCCGAAGGACGCCGACGACGGGATGTACAACCCCGAGGACGCGCTGGTCGCCGAGGCCAACAAGGAAGACCGCGCCTCGGAGAGCCTGCTCGACGTGCAGCCGTTCGAGGCCCTCGACTCGCAGGCCTCGTTCGACCGGGTGCTCTACGACGGTGGCGAGTTCGGCACCGGCGGCGAGATCGGGTCCCTCGAAGAGCTCGACTTCATCGGGATCCCCGGGCTGCTCGAACCCGACCAGGTCCGCGACCTGCTCCGGTCCCGGCAGGCGACCCAGGCGAAACGGTCCAAGGGCCGCGCGGTCAAGGACGGGACCCCCAGGGCGCCCGAGCCCGACCGGCCGATGTACCTGACCATCAAGGAACAGCGCTCCGAACTCCAGCGTCTGGTGTCGATCTGGTCGCGGCACGCGAACGAACCGCACGGGGCCATCCACGCCGAGCTTCGGCGGATCAGCGGGGGACCGGCCGTCGCCCAGGCGAGCATCGAACAGATCCAGAAGCGGATCGACATCCTGCGGTCCCGCATCGGCGGCCGGCGATGA
- the mshC gene encoding cysteine--1-D-myo-inosityl 2-amino-2-deoxy-alpha-D-glucopyranoside ligase, whose translation MRAWQAPSVPEVPGSGPRPVVHDTSTGKPVDPTHGEARAALYVCGITPYDATHLGHAATYLAFDTLGRAWRDAGLDVEYAQNTTDVDDPLLERAARDGVDWRDLAASQIDLFRRDMEALRILPPDDYVAVTDEVERIAEAVAFLQETGSAYAVPTPDSEGDDLYFDVNRPTESWSLGDESRMDRETMLALSAERGGDPDRPGKRDPLDPLLWRAARAGEPSWESAVGVGRPGWHIECSVIAGDRLGLPISVQGGGSDLVFPHHEMSAGHAAALAHQPLAHAYVHTGMIAYQGEKISKSLGNLVTVRGLLDDGADPRAIRLALLSHRYSDDWEWFDAELASATRRLATWDAWVGGGAGHADDADDVVARLRARVADDLDTPGAVAAVDTAVAGGTRSTPELVDVVDALLGIRIG comes from the coding sequence GTGAGGGCCTGGCAGGCCCCGTCCGTCCCCGAGGTCCCCGGCTCCGGTCCACGACCCGTCGTCCACGACACCTCGACCGGCAAGCCGGTCGACCCCACCCACGGCGAGGCCCGCGCCGCCCTGTACGTGTGCGGGATCACCCCGTACGACGCCACACACCTCGGCCACGCCGCGACCTACCTGGCGTTCGACACGCTCGGCCGTGCCTGGCGCGACGCCGGTCTCGACGTCGAGTACGCCCAGAACACGACCGACGTCGACGACCCCCTGCTCGAACGGGCCGCGCGGGACGGCGTGGACTGGCGCGACCTCGCAGCCTCGCAGATCGACCTGTTCCGCCGCGACATGGAGGCCCTGCGCATCCTGCCCCCGGACGACTACGTCGCCGTCACGGACGAGGTCGAGCGGATCGCCGAAGCGGTGGCCTTCCTGCAGGAGACCGGCTCCGCCTACGCCGTGCCGACACCGGACAGCGAGGGCGACGACCTCTACTTCGACGTCAACCGCCCGACCGAGTCCTGGTCGCTCGGCGACGAGAGCCGCATGGACCGCGAGACGATGCTCGCCCTGTCGGCGGAGCGCGGCGGCGACCCCGACCGCCCGGGCAAGCGTGACCCGTTGGACCCCCTGCTCTGGCGCGCGGCCCGGGCGGGCGAGCCGAGCTGGGAGAGCGCGGTCGGCGTGGGACGTCCCGGATGGCACATCGAGTGCAGCGTGATCGCCGGTGACCGGCTCGGCCTGCCGATCAGCGTGCAGGGCGGGGGCAGCGACCTGGTCTTCCCGCACCACGAGATGAGTGCGGGGCACGCGGCGGCCCTCGCGCACCAGCCGCTCGCGCACGCCTACGTGCACACCGGGATGATCGCCTACCAGGGCGAGAAGATCTCGAAGTCGCTCGGCAACCTGGTGACGGTGCGCGGGCTGCTCGACGACGGAGCGGACCCGCGGGCGATCCGCCTCGCCCTGCTGTCGCACCGGTACTCGGACGACTGGGAGTGGTTCGACGCCGAACTCGCCAGCGCGACACGCCGACTGGCGACCTGGGACGCGTGGGTGGGCGGCGGGGCCGGACACGCCGACGACGCTGACGACGTCGTCGCCCGGTTGCGAGCCCGGGTCGCGGACGACCTCGACACGCCCGGGGCCGTCGCGGCGGTCGACACGGCGGTTGCCGGCGGCACCCGCTCCACGCCGGAGCTCGTCGACGTCGTCGACGCACTGCTCGGCATCCGCATCGGCTGA
- a CDS encoding FAD-dependent oxidoreductase, producing MADSIPHVLVLGGGSAGYATVKQLQKHAATVPMRITLVDQNTYYTYLPFLPEVAGGHINPKDVTVELRRALRKTRVIQGKVTGISSADKTVAIATAGGDDRTLGYDQLVVALGSVTRTFPTPGLEEVGVGFKTVEEAAYVRAKLLDNIAKAAATRDEDERRRLLTSIFVGGGYTGVEAIGELFDVSQAAIKTYPSLAGEQPRWVLIDALDRVAPEVGPELSKWTLESLRARGIDVRLKTTMPSCEGGVVKLSDGDEFATGLLVWTAGVKPNPLLDASDLPRGPKGHLAANAKLQVEAEDTHEVVAGVWGLGDVAQVPDLTAEKQPAFYPPNAQNAVRQAVVAADNVVATITGKPLEEYRHVSVGTVASYGVAKGAANIKGIKMTNLFAWLAHRSYHVYAMPTLNRKARIVIGWITGAVSGRDATSLIKETDPRRSFVDAAK from the coding sequence ATGGCAGATTCGATCCCTCACGTCCTCGTCCTCGGTGGCGGCTCCGCTGGTTACGCGACCGTCAAGCAGCTGCAGAAGCACGCCGCGACGGTGCCGATGCGCATCACCCTGGTCGACCAGAACACGTACTACACGTACCTGCCGTTCCTGCCCGAGGTGGCCGGCGGCCACATCAACCCGAAGGACGTCACCGTCGAGCTCCGTCGTGCGCTCCGGAAGACGCGCGTCATCCAGGGCAAGGTGACCGGGATCTCGTCGGCAGACAAGACCGTCGCGATCGCCACGGCCGGCGGCGACGACCGCACGCTCGGGTACGACCAGCTCGTGGTCGCCCTCGGCTCGGTCACGCGCACGTTCCCGACCCCCGGTCTCGAGGAGGTCGGCGTCGGCTTCAAGACCGTCGAAGAGGCGGCCTACGTCCGCGCCAAGCTCCTCGACAACATCGCGAAGGCCGCGGCCACGCGTGACGAGGACGAGCGTCGTCGACTGCTCACCAGCATCTTCGTCGGCGGTGGCTACACCGGCGTCGAGGCGATCGGCGAGCTCTTCGACGTCTCGCAGGCCGCGATCAAGACCTACCCGTCGCTCGCCGGCGAGCAGCCCCGCTGGGTCCTCATCGACGCGCTCGACCGCGTCGCGCCCGAGGTCGGCCCGGAGCTGTCGAAGTGGACGCTCGAGTCCCTGCGCGCACGTGGCATCGACGTGCGTCTGAAGACCACCATGCCGAGCTGCGAGGGTGGCGTCGTCAAGCTCTCCGACGGCGACGAGTTCGCCACCGGGCTGCTCGTGTGGACCGCCGGCGTGAAGCCGAACCCGCTGCTCGACGCGTCCGACCTGCCGCGCGGACCGAAGGGGCACCTCGCGGCCAACGCGAAGCTCCAGGTCGAGGCCGAGGACACCCACGAGGTCGTCGCCGGCGTCTGGGGCCTCGGCGACGTCGCGCAGGTCCCCGACCTGACCGCCGAGAAGCAGCCGGCCTTCTACCCGCCGAACGCGCAGAACGCCGTCCGCCAGGCCGTCGTGGCCGCGGACAACGTGGTCGCGACGATCACGGGCAAGCCCCTCGAGGAGTACCGCCACGTCTCCGTGGGCACGGTCGCCTCGTACGGCGTGGCCAAGGGTGCCGCCAACATCAAGGGCATCAAGATGACGAACCTGTTCGCGTGGCTCGCGCACCGCTCGTACCACGTGTACGCGATGCCGACGCTCAACCGCAAGGCGCGCATCGTCATCGGCTGGATCACCGGCGCGGTCTCCGGCCGCGACGCGACCTCGCTGATCAAGGAGACCGACCCGCGTCGCTCCTTCGTCGACGCGGCGAAGTAG
- a CDS encoding tRNA (adenine-N1)-methyltransferase, whose translation MTHTAGGAPHTPPRGPFRAGDRVQLTGPKGKLTTLSLEPGVIYHTHRGMLAHDDVIGQPDGSVITASSGDEYLALRPLLNDYVMSMPRGAAIVYPKDAAQIVAFADVFPGARVVEAGVGSGALSLWLLRAIGPTGRLQSFERRDEFAEIARGNVGTFLGAVPDNWSVTVGDLVEELPGATEPQSVDRVVLDMLAPWECVDAAADALVPGGLIVCYVATVTQLSRTAEALRDTGRFTDPQSSETLVRTWHVEGLAVRPDHRMVGHTGFLVTARRLADGVVLPNLKRRAGKAEFADEDVEAWTPGAVGERSASDKKLRKVARQAAAQARKVAAAEAVDTTGTPGADR comes from the coding sequence CTGACGCACACGGCCGGCGGCGCGCCGCACACCCCGCCCCGCGGTCCGTTCCGGGCCGGTGACCGGGTCCAGCTCACCGGACCGAAGGGCAAGCTCACGACGCTCTCGCTCGAGCCGGGCGTGATCTACCACACGCACCGCGGCATGCTCGCGCACGACGACGTCATCGGGCAGCCCGACGGGTCCGTGATCACCGCGAGCTCGGGCGACGAGTACCTCGCCCTCCGGCCGCTGCTCAACGACTACGTCATGTCGATGCCCCGCGGTGCCGCGATCGTCTACCCGAAGGACGCGGCCCAGATCGTCGCCTTCGCGGACGTCTTCCCCGGCGCACGCGTGGTCGAGGCCGGCGTCGGCTCCGGCGCGCTGTCGCTGTGGCTGCTCCGGGCGATCGGTCCGACCGGGCGGCTGCAGTCGTTCGAACGCCGCGACGAGTTCGCCGAGATCGCCCGGGGCAACGTGGGCACGTTCCTCGGTGCCGTCCCGGACAACTGGAGCGTGACCGTCGGCGACCTCGTCGAGGAGCTCCCAGGGGCCACCGAGCCGCAGAGCGTCGACCGTGTCGTGCTCGACATGCTCGCGCCGTGGGAGTGCGTCGACGCTGCTGCCGACGCCCTCGTGCCCGGCGGCCTGATCGTCTGCTACGTCGCCACCGTCACGCAGCTCTCGCGGACGGCCGAGGCGCTCCGCGACACCGGACGCTTCACCGACCCGCAGTCGAGCGAGACGCTCGTGCGCACCTGGCACGTCGAGGGCCTCGCCGTCCGTCCGGACCACCGCATGGTGGGACACACCGGCTTCCTGGTGACCGCGCGGCGCCTGGCTGACGGGGTGGTGCTCCCGAACCTCAAGCGCCGTGCCGGCAAGGCGGAGTTCGCCGACGAGGACGTCGAGGCATGGACGCCCGGGGCCGTCGGTGAGCGGTCGGCGAGCGACAAGAAGCTCCGCAAGGTGGCACGGCAGGCCGCGGCACAGGCCCGCAAGGTCGCCGCCGCCGAGGCTGTGGACACGACCGGGACGCCCGGTGCGGACCGGTAG
- the dinB gene encoding DNA polymerase IV — MSKQDGSNRLVSDQPVADVSATVLHVDMDAFFASVELLDRPDLVGLPVIVGHDSDRSVVTAATYEARRYGVNSAMPMAVAKRRCPNAVIVEPHFEKYQAKSRAVMQVFDRFTPRVERLGIDEAFLDVAGAVRLYGTPWQIGQAIRRAVFEETGLHCSVGAASTKFVAKLASSRAKPAGLLVVPAADTVAFLHPQPVSALWGVGGKTQEVLERRGIRTVGDLATTPLESLVHAIGSAGGHRLHDLSWGRDPRVVDTAVGEKSIGHEVTFGTDLTERDAVARELLRLAEKVAVRMRRAEVQGRTIALKVRYTDFTTLTRSRTLAEPTDVARRIHREAVELYDVLHRPGNRIRLIGVRGENLVPTAASNALWDDDAPWRETETTVDAVTARFGAGVLRPASLVRGTPEQRPPHARQDIG, encoded by the coding sequence GTGAGCAAGCAGGACGGCAGCAACCGACTTGTTTCTGACCAGCCGGTCGCCGACGTCTCGGCGACGGTGCTGCATGTCGACATGGACGCCTTCTTCGCGTCGGTCGAGCTGCTCGACCGCCCCGACCTGGTCGGACTGCCGGTGATCGTCGGCCACGACTCCGACCGCTCGGTCGTCACCGCTGCCACGTACGAAGCCCGCAGGTACGGCGTGAACTCCGCCATGCCGATGGCCGTCGCCAAGCGGCGCTGCCCGAACGCCGTCATCGTCGAGCCGCACTTCGAGAAGTACCAGGCGAAGTCCCGAGCGGTGATGCAGGTCTTCGACCGATTCACGCCCCGGGTGGAGCGACTCGGCATCGACGAGGCCTTCCTCGACGTCGCCGGGGCCGTCCGGCTGTACGGCACGCCGTGGCAGATCGGACAGGCCATCCGCCGCGCGGTGTTCGAGGAGACCGGCCTGCACTGCTCGGTGGGTGCAGCCTCGACCAAGTTCGTCGCGAAGCTCGCGTCCAGCCGGGCGAAACCGGCAGGGCTGCTCGTCGTGCCGGCGGCCGACACGGTCGCGTTCCTGCACCCGCAGCCGGTGTCCGCGCTCTGGGGCGTCGGGGGCAAGACACAAGAGGTGCTCGAACGACGGGGCATCCGCACCGTCGGCGACCTCGCGACCACACCGCTCGAGTCGCTCGTCCACGCGATCGGTTCGGCGGGCGGACATCGCCTGCACGACCTGTCCTGGGGCCGCGACCCGCGCGTGGTGGACACCGCGGTCGGCGAGAAGTCGATCGGGCACGAGGTCACCTTCGGCACCGACCTGACCGAGCGCGACGCCGTCGCGCGGGAACTCCTCCGTCTGGCCGAGAAGGTCGCGGTGCGCATGCGTCGGGCCGAGGTCCAGGGCCGTACGATCGCGCTCAAGGTCCGGTACACCGACTTCACCACGCTGACCCGGTCCCGCACCCTCGCGGAACCGACCGACGTCGCCCGTCGGATCCACCGTGAAGCCGTCGAGCTCTACGACGTGCTGCACCGACCGGGCAACCGCATCCGGCTCATCGGCGTCCGTGGCGAGAACCTCGTGCCGACCGCCGCCAGCAACGCCCTGTGGGACGACGACGCGCCGTGGCGTGAGACCGAGACCACCGTCGACGCGGTGACCGCCCGGTTCGGCGCCGGCGTGCTGCGTCCGGCATCGCTGGTCCGCGGCACGCCCGAGCAGCGCCCGCCTCACGCCCGGCAGGACATCGGGTGA
- a CDS encoding HAD family phosphatase: MTAHPPALVHPAAVLWDMDGTIIDTEPIWQQSQVELTSRYGAEWTHEDGLSLVGSGLERSGEILRDRGVDMEVEEIVQWMTSYVMERMAHDDLPWRPGARELIEELHARGIPTALVTMSRRNMALVAADALADHPFRVVVAGDDVEHPKPHPEAYLSAAAQLGVDATACVAIEDSATGVAAAVASGAVTIAVEHIVPLPETAGDVYLTSLAGVDVDRLVALTSPALAARAGGSGGPARSGPSPVPTGGPSAVDPSASVADGAAQ, translated from the coding sequence GTGACCGCGCATCCTCCCGCCCTCGTCCACCCCGCAGCCGTGCTGTGGGACATGGACGGCACGATCATCGACACCGAACCGATCTGGCAGCAGTCCCAAGTGGAGCTGACGAGCCGGTACGGGGCCGAGTGGACCCACGAGGACGGTCTGTCCCTGGTGGGCAGCGGCCTCGAGCGGTCGGGGGAGATCCTGCGCGACCGAGGCGTCGACATGGAGGTCGAAGAGATCGTCCAGTGGATGACCTCGTACGTCATGGAGCGCATGGCGCACGACGACCTGCCGTGGCGTCCGGGGGCCCGTGAGCTCATCGAGGAGCTCCACGCCCGCGGCATCCCGACGGCGCTGGTCACGATGTCCCGCCGGAACATGGCCCTGGTCGCCGCGGACGCCCTGGCGGACCACCCGTTCCGGGTCGTCGTCGCCGGAGACGACGTCGAGCACCCGAAGCCCCACCCCGAGGCCTACCTGAGCGCCGCCGCCCAGCTCGGGGTCGACGCCACCGCGTGCGTCGCGATCGAGGACTCCGCGACCGGCGTCGCCGCTGCCGTCGCCTCCGGTGCGGTGACGATCGCCGTCGAGCACATCGTCCCGCTGCCCGAGACCGCCGGGGACGTCTACCTGACGTCGCTCGCCGGGGTGGACGTCGACCGCCTCGTGGCGCTGACCTCGCCGGCCCTGGCAGCACGTGCCGGCGGGTCCGGTGGTCCCGCGCGCTCCGGTCCGTCTCCGGTCCCGACAGGAGGCCCGTCCGCGGTCGACCCGTCGGCCTCCGTCGCGGACGGGGCCGCGCAGTGA
- a CDS encoding M20/M25/M40 family metallo-hydrolase — MTTDPGLEPTTTDLEATAAIARDLIRIDTSNWGNGRSSGETEAAHYVEAKLRGLGLTPQLFESEPDRVSVVARVPGRNPDKPALVVHGHLDVVPADPANWSVDPFGGDVRDGMLWGRGAVDMKNMDAMMLTALGDVIAAQGAPDRDLVIAYFADEEAGGVLGSHHVVEQHPEVFAGATAAISEVGGYSITLGDRRAYLLQTGEKALLWLKLVATGTAAHGSHVIRDNAVTKLAAAVARIGSEEWPVRLSATTDAMVTEVARFLGVDPAVTGPDEIALATGSASRFIHAALHTTSNPTVLQAGYKHNVIPDAAEALIDVRCLPGDEETVLARVRELAGPDVQVITSFRDVGLEQDFGGPLVDAVRDVLGRHDPGAPVLPYLLSGGTDNKALSTLGIAGYGFVPLQLPAGIDFPAMFHGVDERVPLDSLAFGRRVLGDLLGSY, encoded by the coding sequence ATGACGACGGACCCCGGACTCGAGCCGACCACGACCGACCTCGAAGCCACCGCGGCCATCGCGCGCGACCTCATCCGGATCGACACGAGCAACTGGGGGAACGGCCGGTCCTCGGGAGAGACCGAGGCCGCGCACTACGTCGAAGCGAAGCTCCGCGGACTCGGTCTTACCCCGCAGCTGTTCGAGTCCGAACCCGACCGGGTCAGCGTCGTCGCGCGTGTCCCCGGACGGAACCCCGACAAGCCCGCGCTGGTGGTGCACGGCCACCTCGACGTGGTCCCCGCCGACCCGGCGAACTGGAGCGTCGACCCCTTCGGCGGTGACGTCCGCGACGGCATGCTCTGGGGCCGCGGCGCCGTCGACATGAAGAACATGGACGCGATGATGCTGACGGCACTGGGCGACGTCATCGCCGCGCAGGGCGCCCCGGACCGGGACCTCGTCATCGCGTACTTCGCCGACGAGGAAGCCGGGGGCGTCCTCGGCTCCCACCACGTCGTCGAGCAGCATCCCGAGGTCTTCGCGGGCGCGACGGCGGCCATCAGCGAGGTCGGCGGGTACTCCATCACGCTCGGTGATCGTCGCGCCTACCTGCTGCAGACCGGCGAGAAGGCGCTGCTGTGGCTCAAGCTCGTCGCGACGGGGACCGCGGCGCACGGCTCGCACGTCATCCGCGACAACGCCGTGACGAAGCTCGCCGCGGCCGTGGCCCGCATCGGCAGCGAGGAGTGGCCGGTCCGCCTGTCGGCCACGACCGACGCGATGGTGACCGAGGTCGCCAGGTTCCTCGGCGTGGACCCCGCGGTCACCGGCCCGGACGAGATCGCGCTTGCCACGGGCTCGGCGTCACGCTTCATCCACGCCGCGCTGCACACCACGTCGAACCCCACGGTGCTGCAGGCCGGGTACAAGCACAACGTCATCCCCGACGCGGCCGAGGCCCTGATCGACGTCCGCTGCCTGCCGGGGGACGAGGAGACGGTCCTCGCCCGGGTGCGCGAACTCGCCGGGCCGGACGTCCAGGTCATCACGTCCTTCCGCGACGTCGGGCTCGAGCAGGACTTCGGCGGGCCGCTCGTCGACGCCGTGCGGGACGTGCTCGGCCGGCACGACCCGGGTGCGCCGGTGCTGCCGTACCTGCTGTCGGGCGGGACGGACAACAAGGCGCTGTCGACCCTGGGCATCGCGGGCTACGGGTTCGTCCCGCTCCAGCTGCCCGCCGGGATCGACTTCCCCGCGATGTTCCACGGTGTCGACGAGCGGGTGCCGCTGGACTCCCTGGCCTTCGGTCGGCGTGTGCTCGGCGACCTGCTCGGGTCGTACTGA